A window from Phaenicophaeus curvirostris isolate KB17595 chromosome 13, BPBGC_Pcur_1.0, whole genome shotgun sequence encodes these proteins:
- the FHL1 gene encoding four and a half LIM domains protein 1 isoform X3: MAFHRHTGPGSYTVGTMSERFDCHYCRDNLQGKKYVQKEGRHCCVKCFEKFCANTCTECKKPIGADSKELHFKNRYWHDNCFRCFKCYTSLVNEPFMLRENNKVWCSNCTAKEDAPRCKGCFKPIIAGDQNVEYKKMVWHKDCFTCSQCKQVIGSGSFFPKGDDFYCVSCHEHKFAKTCAKCKNPITSGGLTYQEQPWHSECFICSNCKKPLGGKRFTAVEEEFYCVECYKECVAKKCAGCKNPITAGFGRGTSVVNYEDESWHDYCFKCTKCARGLANKRFVCHNGKIYCAECPKRL; this comes from the exons CAG GGCCTGGCAGTTACACTGTAGGCACCATGTCGGAGCGCTTTGACTGCCACTACTGCCGGGACAATCTCCAAGGGAAGAAGTACGTGCAGAAAGAGGGTCGCCACTGCTGCGTCAAGTGCTTTGAGAAGTTCTGTGCCAACACCTGCACCGAGTGCAAGAAACCCATCGGTGCCGACTCCAAG GAGCTGCATTTCAAGAACCGTTACTGGCATGACAACTGCTTCCGCTGCTTCAAGTGCTACACGTCCCTGGTCAATGAGCCCTTCATGCTAAGGGAGAACAACAAGGTTTGGTGTAGCAATTGCACTGCCAAGGAGGATGCACCCAGGTGTAAGGGCTGCTTCAAGCCTATTATTGCAG GAGACCAAAACGTTGAGTACAAGAAGATGGTCTGGCACAAGGACTGTTTCACTTGCAGCCAGTGCAAGCAAGTGATTGGATCTGGGAGCTTCTTCCCCAAGGGTGATGACTTCTACTGTGTCTCCTGCCACGAGCATAAGTTTGCCAAGACCTGCGCTAAATGCAAGAAT CCCATCACTTCTGGAGGCCTCACTTACCAGGAACAGCCTTGGCATTCAGAGTGTTTCATTTGCTCCAACTGCAAGAAGCCACTGGGTGGGAAGCGATTTACGGCTGTAGAGGAGGAGTTTTACTGCGTTGAATGCTACAAGGAGTGTGTTGCCAAGAAGTGCGCTGGCTGCAAGAATCCTATTACAG CAGGATTTGGAAGAGGAACCAGTGTGGTTAACTACGAAGATGAATCCTGGCACGATTATTGTTTCAAATGCACAAAGTGTGCCCGTGGTCTGGCCAACAAGCGCTTTGTTTGCCATAATGGAAAAATTTACTGTGCTGAGTGTCCAAAACGACTGTAA
- the FHL1 gene encoding four and a half LIM domains protein 1 isoform X4, which translates to MAFHRHTGPGSYTVGTMSERFDCHYCRDNLQGKKYVQKEGRHCCVKCFEKFCANTCTECKKPIGADSKELHFKNRYWHDNCFRCFKCYTSLVNEPFMLRENNKVWCSNCTAKEDAPRCKGCFKPIIAGDQNVEYKKMVWHKDCFTCSQCKQVIGSGSFFPKGDDFYCVSCHEHKFAKTCAKCKNPITSGGLTYQEQPWHSECFICSNCKKPLGGKRFTAVEEEFYCVECYKECVAKKCAGCKNPITGFGRGTSVVNYEDESWHDYCFKCTKCARGLANKRFVCHNGKIYCAECPKRL; encoded by the exons CAG GGCCTGGCAGTTACACTGTAGGCACCATGTCGGAGCGCTTTGACTGCCACTACTGCCGGGACAATCTCCAAGGGAAGAAGTACGTGCAGAAAGAGGGTCGCCACTGCTGCGTCAAGTGCTTTGAGAAGTTCTGTGCCAACACCTGCACCGAGTGCAAGAAACCCATCGGTGCCGACTCCAAG GAGCTGCATTTCAAGAACCGTTACTGGCATGACAACTGCTTCCGCTGCTTCAAGTGCTACACGTCCCTGGTCAATGAGCCCTTCATGCTAAGGGAGAACAACAAGGTTTGGTGTAGCAATTGCACTGCCAAGGAGGATGCACCCAGGTGTAAGGGCTGCTTCAAGCCTATTATTGCAG GAGACCAAAACGTTGAGTACAAGAAGATGGTCTGGCACAAGGACTGTTTCACTTGCAGCCAGTGCAAGCAAGTGATTGGATCTGGGAGCTTCTTCCCCAAGGGTGATGACTTCTACTGTGTCTCCTGCCACGAGCATAAGTTTGCCAAGACCTGCGCTAAATGCAAGAAT CCCATCACTTCTGGAGGCCTCACTTACCAGGAACAGCCTTGGCATTCAGAGTGTTTCATTTGCTCCAACTGCAAGAAGCCACTGGGTGGGAAGCGATTTACGGCTGTAGAGGAGGAGTTTTACTGCGTTGAATGCTACAAGGAGTGTGTTGCCAAGAAGTGCGCTGGCTGCAAGAATCCTATTACAG GATTTGGAAGAGGAACCAGTGTGGTTAACTACGAAGATGAATCCTGGCACGATTATTGTTTCAAATGCACAAAGTGTGCCCGTGGTCTGGCCAACAAGCGCTTTGTTTGCCATAATGGAAAAATTTACTGTGCTGAGTGTCCAAAACGACTGTAA
- the FHL1 gene encoding four and a half LIM domains protein 1 isoform X2 codes for MSERFDCHYCRDNLQGKKYVQKEGRHCCVKCFEKFCANTCTECKKPIGADSKELHFKNRYWHDNCFRCFKCYTSLVNEPFMLRENNKVWCSNCTAKEDAPRCKGCFKPIIAGDQNVEYKKMVWHKDCFTCSQCKQVIGSGSFFPKGDDFYCVSCHEHKFAKTCAKCKNPITSGGLTYQEQPWHSECFICSNCKKPLGGKRFTAVEEEFYCVECYKECVAKKCAGCKNPITGFGRGTSVVNYEDESWHDYCFKCTKCARGLANKRFVCHNGKIYCAECPKRL; via the exons ATGTCGGAGCGCTTTGACTGCCACTACTGCCGGGACAATCTCCAAGGGAAGAAGTACGTGCAGAAAGAGGGTCGCCACTGCTGCGTCAAGTGCTTTGAGAAGTTCTGTGCCAACACCTGCACCGAGTGCAAGAAACCCATCGGTGCCGACTCCAAG GAGCTGCATTTCAAGAACCGTTACTGGCATGACAACTGCTTCCGCTGCTTCAAGTGCTACACGTCCCTGGTCAATGAGCCCTTCATGCTAAGGGAGAACAACAAGGTTTGGTGTAGCAATTGCACTGCCAAGGAGGATGCACCCAGGTGTAAGGGCTGCTTCAAGCCTATTATTGCAG GAGACCAAAACGTTGAGTACAAGAAGATGGTCTGGCACAAGGACTGTTTCACTTGCAGCCAGTGCAAGCAAGTGATTGGATCTGGGAGCTTCTTCCCCAAGGGTGATGACTTCTACTGTGTCTCCTGCCACGAGCATAAGTTTGCCAAGACCTGCGCTAAATGCAAGAAT CCCATCACTTCTGGAGGCCTCACTTACCAGGAACAGCCTTGGCATTCAGAGTGTTTCATTTGCTCCAACTGCAAGAAGCCACTGGGTGGGAAGCGATTTACGGCTGTAGAGGAGGAGTTTTACTGCGTTGAATGCTACAAGGAGTGTGTTGCCAAGAAGTGCGCTGGCTGCAAGAATCCTATTACAG GATTTGGAAGAGGAACCAGTGTGGTTAACTACGAAGATGAATCCTGGCACGATTATTGTTTCAAATGCACAAAGTGTGCCCGTGGTCTGGCCAACAAGCGCTTTGTTTGCCATAATGGAAAAATTTACTGTGCTGAGTGTCCAAAACGACTGTAA
- the FHL1 gene encoding four and a half LIM domains protein 1 isoform X1, with amino-acid sequence MSERFDCHYCRDNLQGKKYVQKEGRHCCVKCFEKFCANTCTECKKPIGADSKELHFKNRYWHDNCFRCFKCYTSLVNEPFMLRENNKVWCSNCTAKEDAPRCKGCFKPIIAGDQNVEYKKMVWHKDCFTCSQCKQVIGSGSFFPKGDDFYCVSCHEHKFAKTCAKCKNPITSGGLTYQEQPWHSECFICSNCKKPLGGKRFTAVEEEFYCVECYKECVAKKCAGCKNPITAGFGRGTSVVNYEDESWHDYCFKCTKCARGLANKRFVCHNGKIYCAECPKRL; translated from the exons ATGTCGGAGCGCTTTGACTGCCACTACTGCCGGGACAATCTCCAAGGGAAGAAGTACGTGCAGAAAGAGGGTCGCCACTGCTGCGTCAAGTGCTTTGAGAAGTTCTGTGCCAACACCTGCACCGAGTGCAAGAAACCCATCGGTGCCGACTCCAAG GAGCTGCATTTCAAGAACCGTTACTGGCATGACAACTGCTTCCGCTGCTTCAAGTGCTACACGTCCCTGGTCAATGAGCCCTTCATGCTAAGGGAGAACAACAAGGTTTGGTGTAGCAATTGCACTGCCAAGGAGGATGCACCCAGGTGTAAGGGCTGCTTCAAGCCTATTATTGCAG GAGACCAAAACGTTGAGTACAAGAAGATGGTCTGGCACAAGGACTGTTTCACTTGCAGCCAGTGCAAGCAAGTGATTGGATCTGGGAGCTTCTTCCCCAAGGGTGATGACTTCTACTGTGTCTCCTGCCACGAGCATAAGTTTGCCAAGACCTGCGCTAAATGCAAGAAT CCCATCACTTCTGGAGGCCTCACTTACCAGGAACAGCCTTGGCATTCAGAGTGTTTCATTTGCTCCAACTGCAAGAAGCCACTGGGTGGGAAGCGATTTACGGCTGTAGAGGAGGAGTTTTACTGCGTTGAATGCTACAAGGAGTGTGTTGCCAAGAAGTGCGCTGGCTGCAAGAATCCTATTACAG CAGGATTTGGAAGAGGAACCAGTGTGGTTAACTACGAAGATGAATCCTGGCACGATTATTGTTTCAAATGCACAAAGTGTGCCCGTGGTCTGGCCAACAAGCGCTTTGTTTGCCATAATGGAAAAATTTACTGTGCTGAGTGTCCAAAACGACTGTAA